A window from Triticum aestivum cultivar Chinese Spring chromosome 6D, IWGSC CS RefSeq v2.1, whole genome shotgun sequence encodes these proteins:
- the LOC123140770 gene encoding glycine-rich cell wall structural protein produces the protein MASKGLIVVSVLLAAAFLVATAEQTQAKKEETQARVQGGYPGGGGRGGGYHGGGGGGGYPGHGGGGSGGGCSHRCCGHGGCHCCAGPDEIPKPKYRAEVRN, from the exons ATGGCGTCCAAGGGTCTCATTGTGGTTTCTGTCCTGCTTGCTGCGGCTTTCCTCGTGGCCACAGCTGAACAAACTC AGGCCAAGAAGGAGGAGACCCAGGCCCGTGTTCAGGGTGGCTACCCCGGCGGCGGTGGCAGGGGCGGTGGCTAccatggcggaggcggaggcggcgggtaCCCTGGACACGGcgggggcggcagcggcggcggctgcagtCACCGATGCTGCGGGCACGGTGGCTGCCACTGCTGTGCCGGCCCCGACGAGATCCCCAAGCCCAAGTATCGGGCGGAGGTCCGCAACTAA